A DNA window from Pseudodesulfovibrio thermohalotolerans contains the following coding sequences:
- a CDS encoding CBS domain-containing protein, with product MMLRKRAWDMMRDEYPTVQEDASLAEAIRVMREAMVDAPDSQVVVVKTKGGKLKGTINLWQLFKAVKQSVLKDENLITDGEVDWDQQFANACLICTQLRLDEYIIPSPPLLKPNDPILVVLDVFLKSRRDWALVVESERVMGVVYVTDVYRDMTRDMVQVFKK from the coding sequence ATGATGCTTAGAAAACGCGCCTGGGACATGATGCGCGACGAATACCCGACCGTCCAGGAGGACGCCAGTCTGGCCGAAGCCATCCGCGTCATGCGCGAGGCCATGGTAGACGCCCCGGATTCGCAGGTGGTGGTGGTCAAGACCAAGGGCGGCAAGCTCAAGGGAACCATCAACCTGTGGCAGCTCTTCAAGGCGGTCAAGCAGTCCGTGCTCAAGGACGAGAACCTGATTACGGACGGCGAAGTGGATTGGGACCAGCAGTTCGCCAACGCCTGCCTGATCTGCACCCAGCTCAGGCTCGACGAATACATCATCCCCAGCCCGCCGCTGCTCAAGCCCAACGACCCCATCCTGGTGGTCCTGGACGTGTTCCTCAAATCCCGCCGCGACTGGGCCCTGGTGGTGGAAAGCGAACGCGTCATGGGCGTGGTCTACGTCACCGATGTATACCGCGACATGACCCGCGACATGGTCCAGGTCTTCAAGAAATAG
- a CDS encoding cytochrome P460 family protein — protein MKRLTIAVLLVAVFGFTAWAMDKPMDGTMGKTMTPSMEQPMGNDMGAGMGNEMGKTMDGSMDKVSGMMPGAESMAVWKYITEVSPYRKWGQFPDHMGMQKGKSPHGALHEVYVNKAGLMKGTPKPVGAMVVKDNFNSREKLKFITVMYKVAGYNPSAGDWYWVEYSAEGKVLVEGPGSCAGCHSARAANDYIMVSDH, from the coding sequence ATGAAACGTTTGACAATCGCAGTGCTGCTGGTCGCTGTTTTCGGCTTCACTGCCTGGGCCATGGATAAACCCATGGACGGAACCATGGGTAAGACAATGACTCCGTCCATGGAGCAGCCCATGGGCAATGATATGGGTGCGGGTATGGGCAATGAGATGGGCAAGACCATGGACGGTTCGATGGACAAGGTCTCGGGCATGATGCCCGGAGCGGAGAGCATGGCCGTCTGGAAGTATATCACCGAGGTCTCGCCCTACCGGAAATGGGGGCAGTTCCCGGATCACATGGGGATGCAGAAGGGGAAGTCGCCCCATGGAGCGTTGCACGAGGTGTATGTGAACAAGGCGGGGCTGATGAAGGGAACGCCCAAGCCCGTCGGCGCCATGGTGGTGAAGGATAATTTCAATTCCAGGGAAAAGCTGAAGTTCATCACCGTGATGTATAAGGTCGCGGGATACAATCCCTCGGCGGGCGACTGGTATTGGGTGGAGTACTCGGCCGAAGGAAAGGTCCTGGTGGAAGGTCCGGGGTCCTGCGCCGGTTGTCATTCGGCAAGGGCCGCGAACGATTACATCATGGTTTCCGACCATTAG